From the genome of Rhodohalobacter sp. SW132:
AGTTGCAATTGTAAGTGAGGTGGCGTTCATTGCTACTGGAATAGCTTTTTGATGCACCAGTTCATCAATCACCTCTTTAGGAATCCGTTCTACATAGGATTTAATCTTCTCAATCTGATCATGGTCGAGCTGCTCGAGTCCGAAGTAAATTTCATCAAAAGCATAAATGCTGGCAATTTCACGCATCACTGCGTGTCGGTCCAGACTCAGATCCTGGTGAAGGATCTGACCAATTCGCCTTGTTGAACCTTGTGGTTCTTCATTCAAAATTTTGAACGCAAGACTTAACTCTTCTTCACTGATAACTCCCCGGCTGAGCAGCAGGTTACCAATATGTTGTTTTGCGTTAACCTTCCCCATTCCTGAACATTTTGGCTTTCATTCTGCATCTGGTTCTCGCAAATCTTTAAGCAGAGCGCATAGAACAGACTGACGATTCTTTCTAATCGGGTATTCGTTAGTTATGAAAAGCAATCCCAGAACTTTATCGCAAAGTTGTTTTAACAAAGGGAGCCTGCTTTTGTATTATTTCATATCCAACACAAACGATTTTATACTTTATCGACCGGCATGAAAAAAACTAAAACCAAACTCTAAAACTGAAGCAGATTACATTTTTGAGTAAAGCTATTTATATCGGAGAGATGCGAAATCACAATAGTTTAAACCGGGTGAAGAAAAATGAATTGATCATTAGTACCGTCATGCCGGACTCAGATCCGGCATCTTTTGCCTGTATTAGAGTTAGAGATAATAGATCTCACTTCCCTGGTAGAGAGAGAGTGCGAGATGATGCGCATTTTGGACAGCTATTAGGCAAAATAAAAAAAGCGTAACCTGAGATTCAGATTACGCTTTTTTAAGCGGAGGGGGAGGGATTCGAACCCTCGGTACCTCTTTCGAGGTACACACGCTTTCCAGGCGAGCCCATTCGACCACTCTGGCACCCCTCCAAAAGATTCGAAGCACAGAATATAGGAGTTTGATTCCCTACATTCAACAATAGAAACCTGTGGCTCTGATTTTAAAAACTATTCGCCCGGCATAACAGATTTTTTTACTTCGCCGGTCTCAATATCTGCATCCACATCATCCACGAAATACATGGATGCGGCAGCAATCAGCATCGCCAGGCCTCCGAGCATCAGCGAGTAAATCGCCTCCCCATCGAACCAGTTCCGGGTTACAAATCCGAGCATGCTGGCTGCAATGATCTGAGGAATCACAATGAAGAAGTTAAAAATCCCCATATAGAGTCCCATCTTTTTGGCCGGGAGTGATCCGGCAAGAATGGCATACGGCATCGCCAGAATACTTGCCCAGGCAAATCCGATTCCTACCATGGATACAATGAGCATATTTGGAGATGTCATAAAGTAGATCGAAATGTAGCTGAGCCCCCCGCAAATCAGTGCAATCGCGTGAACAGTTTTTCTGCTGGTGCGTTTGGCCATCGGTGCAAGGGCAAATGCGATCACGGCAGCAAACCCATTATAAACAGCAAAGAGAATTCCAACCCAGTCGGCTCCTTCATTATAGAGCGCAGATGTTGTATCACTTGTGCCGTAAATATGTGATGTTACCGCAGCTGTAGTATAAATCCAGAGCGAAAAGAGAGCAAACCAGGAGAAGAACTGCACCACAGAAAGCTGTATCATCGTTTTTGGCATGGTGAGAAAATCGTGTGCCACTACAACAAGTCCCTGTTCTGTTTTACCTCCTCTTTGCAGTATTCCGGCAGCGAGTGAAATCAATCCAAGCACAGCCAGACCCACCGTTACGATGTATAGATCAAAATCATAGTTACCAAAATAGACTACTGCAGTGAGACCGAGCCCCAACGCTGTGAAAATATATCCGAATGTTACTTTCTTCTGCCCTTCACCCGCTTCAATCGGGATATCGCGTTTTACCTCTTCAGCATCAGCATCCAGTTTTTCATTTTCATAGGCTTCAAAAGCTTCCAGCTCTTCAGGGGTATATTCTCTGGTGCGAAGAACGGTCCATAAAACGGCAAGAAAGAAAATCGCTGCACCAATGTAGAATGACCATTTTACAGATGGCGGTATCACCCCTTCCGGTGCGGTGTTTGCAACCCCGAACCAATTGGTCATCATCCAGGGAAGCGCAGAAGCAACAACGGCGCCTGTCCCGATAAAAAAGCTCTGCATTGCAAACCCTTTGGTTCGCTGTTCAGACGGAAGCATATCTCCCACAAAAGCCCGGAACGGTTCCATCGACACATTAATTGAGGCGTCCAGGATCCAGAGCATTCCGGCCGCAACCCAAAGTACCGGCGAGTTGGGCATGATCACCAGTGCTGCTGATGCCGCAATGGCACCGTAGAGGAAATATGGCCGCCGCCTTCCGAGGCGTGTCCATGTGCGGTCGCTGAAATACCCGATAATCGGCTGTACCACCAGCCCCGTTACGGGAGCGGCAATCCAAAGGAGCGGGATTGCGCCTACATCAGCGCCAAGTGTTTCAAAAATCCGGCTAACGTTTGCGTTCTGCAGTGCAAAACCGAACTGGATTCCGAGAAATCCGAAACTCATATTCCAGATTTGCCAGAAACTTAATTTGGGGCGTGGTTTGGGGTTCATATCACGTAGTTAATTTTGGAAATTTCTGAATCTCAGTTTATTGCCGTCTTTCAAATAGTTTATAGGAATTACCTTCAAGCTGCATGGTAGCGCTGATTTCAACTTGCTCACCGGAAAAAACATCACTCCAAACACCCTGACTTCCTGAATCGAATCTAAACTCTACTTCTTCATCAGAAAAATTGAGCACAACAAATACACGCTCATCATCGGCAACCCGCTTGTATGAGAAGATCACATCATCGCGGTCTGTGGAGGATTTGAGATAGCTTCCACCCTGCTCACCGTTCCAGAGCGCACGGTTATCGCGGTTCAGGTGGAGCAGTGTTCTGTAGAAGTCTTCATATTTATAATCGCCCCACTCTATTTCATCTTTTTCAAAAAATTCCAGCTGCTTGTCCAGGCCTGATTCCTGACCATTATAAACCAACGGCATTCCCCAAACGGTAGCTGAGAGCACCGCAAAATTTTCGAAATTGTCACCATAAAGTTCAGTGTCGCTCCCGGACCATGAATTTTCATCGTGGTTGGTGGTGAAGAACATCCGGTAGTCGGATCGGCTGAATTGATCAAAATTACGGGAGAGCGCCCGGTCCAGATCGCTCAGGTCAGCTTCACCAGCGCCGATATCGCGAATGGTCTGTGCATAATCCCATGCGTATGACATATCGAATGCCTGATGAAGTTCCGGCTCTTCTGCTTCAGCCAGCATAAACACCGGCTTGATCTGATCGAGCCGCTCCCGTGCATCGATCCAGAATTCTGTAGGCACCATATAGGCGACATCCGCGCGGTATCCGTCCACGCCATATTCGCGGACCCAGTACTCCATCGCCTGGATCATCTGCTCCTGCATTTCGGGATTTTCAACATCAAGCTGAATGACATCCTCCCAATCCTCTACCGGGGGAAAAAAGTTGCCATCTCCATCTGTTTCGTAAAATTCCGGATTCGTTTCAGTCCAAACAGCATCCCATGCGGTGTGATTGGCTACCCAGTCGAGAATCAGTTTCATATCGTGATCATGGGCTTTTTCAACCAGGTTTTTGAAATCATCTTTGGTGCCAAACTCAGGATTCACATCGGTATAATCCACAATGGAGTAGTAGCTGCCGAGCGTGCCTTTCCGGTTCTCTTCTCCGATGGGATGGATCGGCATCAGCCATAGAATTTTAACGCCCATTTCCTGAAGCCGCGGAATATCTTCTGCAAATGCGTTAAATGTTCCCTCAGGTGTATTCTGCCGGATGTTCACCTCGTAAATGGTTGCGTTATACGCCCAGTCAGGCGGTGCTGCCGAATAGGTTTCCCCTTCAGCGGTATATTCTGTTTCATCACAGGAAACAGCCGTAAATGTCAGTGAAAGCAGGAGCGTAAAAAGTGCTCCCATGCGCAGATTTAGTTTAAACATAAGGTGTTTCTTTCTGTTCAATTAATAGATCCCTGTTCGGGTACGTGACAATTATTTAATAAGAGACATTTTCCGGGTGACGGATGTCGAACCGGCTTCAAGGCGCGTGAAGTAGATCCCGCTGCTTAAACCGGATGCATCAAATGAAACGGTGAACGTTCCTGCCGGATGCTGCTGATCCTGCACAAGAGTGGCCACTTCACGTCCCAGCATGTCGTAAACAGCTATGGTAACGTCCGATCGTTCAGGAATTTCATACGAAATGTTAGTCGTAGGATTAAAAGGATTCGGATAGTTTGGATTTAAACGAAATGTCTGGGGCTGCGTGGATTCCTCCTGCCGTTCGCTGCTCACAAATACATCCTCACCGGCAGGTTCCACAAATTGAGAGGTGTAGATTCGGACTTCACCCGGCTGCAGTTCAAATGTCTGATCAGCGGTTTCTGCATTCAGAGTTGTTCCCGTAACAAAATCAAACCATTCCCCGCTGTCCGGAAAAGTGACGGTTGATGACTGCGTTTCCACATCAAAATTACCGACGATCATCGCGTCCATGGTTTCGTGCTGCATCCGCATCCATTTGACTTCTCCGCCAAGTGATGATTCAAATACGGTTTCTCGGCTCGTGAATACCGGGTTTTCATTTCTCAGACGAAGCATTTCGCTCCAAGACCGGTAGACATTCTGACGCGCACTATTTTCGTAATAATCCCATCTCACCGGTTTCTGATCTGTCCGGCCGGGATCGGAAGGTTCACAATCTCCATCGGATCCGTCTCCCGGTTTCAGGCATTCATTTGGTCCGCCGCCATATCCCAGTTCACCGAACTGCCAGAGCATTCTCGGACCGGGAACCGTAAGAAAAAATGCTGCAACAGACTTCTGACGCTCAAGGGCGGTGAGATCGTGAGTTACATCGTAGCTTCCATCAGAACTGGAGTTTCCAAATTTGAGGTTTTTGAGCATCATCCACTGCTCATCATGGCTTTCCATATAGCTGATACCGTTTGCCACATCCAGCCCGTTGATATTGCCAAAGTATGTGTTTGTCAGGTTTGATGTGTATCCCATCGAAGCTTCAGAATATTCGTGGTTCATGTTGTTCCAGAACATCATTCCCTGGAAGCCTTCATCCCGGCCGTACACCGCAAGTTCCAGTTCTTCCTCCCGTTGAAAGTGCTCCAGAATGAGATACGCATCGGAATCAAAACTCCACATCTCATCGGCCATTCGCTTCAAATTGTCCACCCGCCCCTGGTTGTAATTATCTACGTTGGAGCTGATGCCGGGGTTGGCCGCAAATCCTTTGGTGAGATCAAACCTGAAACCGTCAACATTATACCGTTCCAGCCAGTGGCGATTTGCCCTGTCCAGCCAGTACTGAATGTATGGATGATCGTGATTGAGGTGATTAAACACGTTATATGCATGCCCCGGGCCAATCAGCGGATTTTCATTCCGGTCACTTCCTTTCAGGCGGATCAGCGGTGATTGATCGGTAGCGTGATTGTACACAACATCAAGAATCACGGCAATACCGCGCTGATGTGCCTCATCCACAAATCGCTTAAAATCTTCTGCGGGGCCGTACGCTTTCTCCAGTGCAAAATGAAATGCAGGATTGTATCCCCAGCTCAGGTTTCCGTCAAATTGCGAAACCGGCATCAGTTCGATGGCGTTGACTCCAAGCCGCTCAAAATATCCGAGCGTATCAGCCATGTTAGCGTACGTTCCTTCATCCAGAAAATCGCGGATGACCAGCTCATAAATCACCAGTTCCTCAGCGTGAGGACGCTCAAAATCGGGAACCTGCCAGTCATAGGCATCACGACCCGGATGGATCACACCTGCAATTTCCTGGGTTTGACCGGACGGGTACGGCATAAGGTCCGGGTAGATGCCGTCGTTGATGAGATAGATATCATTCCATGGATCCAAAACTTTTTCTGAAAATAGATCCGCCATTCGGATTTCTCCATCTACAAAATATTGAAACGCATACTCCTGTCCAGGCTGAAGGCCGTCGATCTCCACCCAGTAATGGTATCCGTCAAACGGTCCGGTTTCGTCCCGATTCATCATGTAGTCGGGATTTACTTCCCAATCATTAAAATCGCCGATGAGATACACAAATTCATTATCCGGAGCGAAAAGAGAGAACGTAACCCGTCCCGGATCATCATCGTGATAGGTAATTCCATCTTCAATACCGGCCTGCCGCGGCTGAACGGTCACATCCGGATTGACGATAATGTACAGTGAATCCTCCGTGCTGTTTCCCGATTCATCCTCGGCAACTACATAAAAATCGGTTCTGCCGGTGCTGGTCACTTCATAAGAGTAATTGAGTTCATTGGAGTCGCTAACAGATGCCAGCTCCGATTCCCCTTCAAATAACGTGATAGATGCCAGGGTACCGGATGGAGCCGATCCCACAATTTCGAACTCAACGATTTCATTCAGCTGGGTGAAATATGGATTAAGCGGTGATACATTCGGCCGGTTGAACCTGACCGTAAGTTCTCCATCGAAAATATCAACAAAAAGATCCTCGGTCTGGCGGGATCCATCTGCACTTCTAAAAACAAATGCGAGCTGATAAATTTGTTCAACCGATTCCGGAACGTCGTAAAATTCACGGATATCCTCGATTTCCAATTCCCAAAGATCATCTCCGAGATGGGAAAGCTGAAGTTCAGGTAAGTTTTCATTCCATTCTGCGATCACATATGACCAGTTATTACTGCCCATATCACTTTCGGAAATAATGACTCCGGTATGTGCGTACACATCTCCGGTAAACCCTTCAAGGTCGTTTCGATCCGCTTCTGATGCATCAAATGTAATGGTCAGGGGCTGATCTTCCGTTGGGAAATTTGGCTCCGTCTGGATGACTTGTCCGTTTACAACTCCTGTAAAGAGAAGAAACAGAGCTGTAAATGCTGTTGTGAGAATATTGTATCGATGTTGCTTCATAATCGTTTATGTGATGTTTTCTCTGTCAAGATTAACTTCCGAAGATGATCGGATGACCAGCTCGGGTTGATAGATTGTTTTAGAGGGGTGGAGAGATGGATTGTCGATTCGTTTGATCAGGCTTTCCGTTGCTTTTTCACCCATTTCGTAGATCGGCTGATGTACGGTAGAAAGGCCGATGTACTCCGCAATCGTAAGATTATCGTAACTAATGACCGGAATTTTTATTCCCGTCTCCTCCATTGCTTTTAAAGCTCCAATCGCTTTAATATCGGATGCGCATACGCAGGCTTCCGGCAATGGATGAATGTTTAAAATTTTCTTCATCGCCTGGTAACCGCTGCGCTCGGTAAACCCATCGCGGGACATATCATCTCCGCGCTGTACAAGATTTTTTTCAAATGGTATGTTAAAATCTTCAAGCGCCATTTGGTATCCCTTAAGACGCTGCTCAACCGGTACGGAACCGGGTAATGCACTTAAATGGGCTATGGATGTGCACCCTTTTTTGAGGAAATATTCTGTTGCAATGTATGAGCCCTCATAATTATCAACAGAGACAGAATCGAACATAGAGTTTGAATCATCAATCACTGAGATCGGAACATCAAACTTCTTGAAAACTTCCCACTGTTCAGGGTCAAAATGAAGGGACACAAACAGATAGCCATCAGACCACCGGCGTTTTAATTGATATTCAACTTGGGAAAAAACGTCTTCATCGGGTGTGATGTGAACAATATTCAGCTCAAAATTTTTATCAGTGAGTTTATCCTGTATTGCCCCGAGTACTTCCATGAAGAAGTGATTCGACATGATGGGGACAAACATCATAATACTGTTCTTTTTTTTCCGCGCCAGCCCCTGTGCAAATACCTGGGGATGGTACCCAAGCTCATCCGCAACCCGCATTACCTTCTGACGGGTCTGTTCTTTCACCCTCCCCTTGTTATTGAAGACTCTGGAAACAGTTGCTATACTTACACCGGCCGCTTTTGCTATATCGTAGATTGTTTTGGGCACAGTTGGTAGAGGTTTTTTTGATAATTGAAGATATGTTTGCTAAACCTTATACGAGTAGAGCCTACAAGCCAGGGATTATACTCTTAAGCTGAACTCCAACCTATTTGAACTCAGTTTACGGTATGAATAAATATGCAGAATGTAAGCGCTTACATAATATCAGCATAAAATTAGATAAGGTCAACAGCAGTTTTGCTCTCTGATGTAGCTTAGTATAAACAAAAACTGGCAAACGAGTTTTTTTGGTTGATTCCTCAAAACATTATCAACTTTTTTGCAACATTCGAAGGAACAGCTTATCTATCTGAATGGCTGCAAACAGATATATTTTTCCATCCCGTAAAGATCGAACCGAAACCGGCCGGCTGCAAATTGAAGAGGCTCTGAATACCCGTATCGGGAAGGAAATCCAGGATCGGCTGATTGAACATTCAAATGAGAGTGGTGTTCACCCCCTCCGGCAGGCGCATGATGCCTTCGCTTCCAGGGCTCTGCTTGCTCAAACCGCAGAAAAAACGCTGGATATTCAATATTACATCTGGAAAAAGGATCTTACCGGCACACTCATGTTTAAGGCTATTGTTGATGCTGCCAAACGGGGAGTACGTGTTCGTCTGCTGCTGGATGATAACGGCATTAACGGACTGGATGAGAGCCTGATAGCACTCAACCGATACTCAAATATCGACGTACGGCTTTTCAACCCCTTTTCATTGCGATGGCCAAAGTGGATGGGTTCTATCACAAACTTTACCAGACTGAATCGACGCATGCATAACAAATCGTTCACAGCGGATAATCAGGCCTCAATTGTAGGCGGAAGAAATATCGGTGATGAATATTTCGGAGCTGGTACCGGACAGCTATTTGCCGATCTTGATGTGCTTTTAATCGGGCAGGTTGTTCAGGAGATTTCTGAAGATTTTGATACTTATTGGAACAACACTCTTTCCATTCCGATTGACCAGATCGTGAAAAATACTGGTGAAAAAGAACATAAAAAGTTCTCCCAAACCATTTCTGAAATTGAGAACAAACCCGAAGCAACAGAATATATCGGGATCCTGAGAGACTCCAACTTTATCCGGGACTTGTTTAGTGGAAATCTCGATATGGTATGGGCTGACGTACGATTGGTCAGCGATAATCCCTCCAAAATTTTGGACAAATCAAAGCCGGACCAGAATCTCATACAACAGATTCAAAATATTGTAGGAGAACCACAGAAAGAGTTGATTCTGGTTTCCCCCTATTTTGTGCCAGCAAAAGCGGGCGTGGAAGTTTTCAGGAATATGGTAAAAAGAGGTGTGAGTATCCGGATTCTGACCAACTCACTGCAAGCAACTGATGTTAAAGTCGTTCATGCCGGTTATGAAAAAAGGAGGATTGAACTTCTGAAAGCCGGTATACAGCTGCATGAAATGAAAAGATTTTCAGATGACATGAAGTTTCGTGAACAGGCCGGTCCATTTGGGTCATCCGGATCCAGCCTTCACGCTAAAACGTTCTCTGTGGATGGCCAGCGAGTTTTCGTTGGATCATTTAATTTTGATCAACGCTCCTTACACCTTAATACCGAGATGGGCGTGGTGATTGAGAGCTCCAGGCTGGCCAATGATATTCGTGAAATTTTCGAGCAGGGTGTACCTGAAAATTCCTATGAAGTATCTCTAAATGAGAATGGAAAAATACAATGGATTGAGTATACCGATGAGGGAAAAATGATTCACAAGCAGGAACCAGAGACCAACCTCATGCAACTCATTTTTGTGAGGTTCTTTTCCATGATGCCAATTGAGCGGTTTTTGTAAATCAATCTGCTTCAAGCTCCTTCAGAAGACCTTCAATATCAAGCGGTTCCGTCACCATTTCGATCGATCCATCCTCCCTGTAATTCCACTGCTCTTTAGGTCTGTCGCGATACAGTTCGACGCCGTTTCCGTCCGGATCATTGAGATAGATCGCCTCGGAAACCCCGTGATCACTTGCACCGGAAATAGGATATTCCAGATCGATCAATCGCTTCACAATTCTGGCGAGATCTTTACGTGTTGGATAGAGAAATGCTGTGTGATAAAGTCCCGCCGCTCGCTTCTGTGCCGGTGCCCCGCCCTTGCTGTGCCAGGTATTAAGGCCGATATGGTGGTGATATCCGCCGGCAGACAAAAATGCAGCCTGATCTCCGTACATGGTGGTTAGCTCAAAACCGAGCAGATCGCGGTAGAACTTCAATGCACGCCCGAGATCGGTAACTTTCAGGTGAATATGCCCGACAGATGTACTTTCGGGAGCTTTGTAGGTTGATGGCATTGTGGATTCTGAGATTTGAGTTGCTGTTGTTTTTGAAAAATATGTAGCCCGAGACCTCCAAGGGTTTAAAACCCTTGGAGGGTTGTAGATGGTCTTTTTCGAAATATTTCAACACTTCTTATCCGGGCCGCAAACGGCTCCGTCGGTATCAGATATATTTCTAAGGTTCAACTCATCTTTCAGCTTCTCAAGAGCTTGTGTAAACACCTCAACAGGCTGAGCTCCGGAGATGGAGTATTTTTCGTTCAGAATGAAAAATGGCACTCCCTGGATACCCAGTTTCCGGGCATTTGTGATATCCTCAAGGATCTCCTTTTCGATAGAGTCACTCTGCAGCGCTTTGTGAACTTCCTCTTCATTAAGTCCCGCCTGCCTGGCCGTTTCAACAAGAAAATCATCGCTGTCGATATTTTTACCATCTATAAAGTAGCCTTTGAGTAAAAGCTCTTTCACCTCATTTTGTAGTTTGTTCTTTTTAGCGAGATGCAGCAGCCGGTGAGCTTTAAAGCTGTTTGCTGGTACGGTTTTGTCGAAATCGTATTCCAGGCCGGACTCTCTCGCCCTCTGTTCCATCTGCTTATGAATCTGCTTCGACTGCTCAAGGCTCCATCCTTTTCGCTTACCGAGCTCTTCATAAATCGTGGCATTGGGCTTGGTTTCTGCATCGGGAGCGAGTTCAAAACTGTGCCACACTACGTTAACGTTGTCCGTCAAACCGGTCTGATCAAGCGCATTTTCGAAGTTTCGTTTACCGATGTAGCAGAATGGACAGACAATATCTGACCATATATCCACAGTAAACGCTGTAGTTTTTTGATCGGGATTTAGATTCTCCAGGTTATTCATACGTACGTCCTATTTTATTGTCAACGCTCCAGCTGTTTGCATGTACATTCCAGAGCAGGAAAAAGGTGATGATCGCGTAAATTAAATTATTAGCCGTTGTAGCCGGATCGCCTGAAAGTACCGCGCCAAATGTAAGAGCGGTGATTAAGAGTCCGGTGCCTGTAAGCGTGATCATACTAAACAATCCCAGGATCAAAAAGAGTCCGAGGATCAGTTCTGCGAATGGCAGAACCCAAACAAACGGAACCAGTAAAATTTCGGGGAGCAGGCCGGCAAACCGATCCATCATAAAATCGGCAAAATTCGCGATGCCCTGGTTAAAGAATTTACTCGCTCCAAACGTAAAAAATGCTACTCCAAGAGTAATTCTTAATATGAAATATGCTATTTGCTGCGGTTTGGTAATTGGTTGATTCAATGTGTTTGAGTTTATTGTAATGTTTTGAATTAAATTCTGTATTAGTTTCGTGTCGGAAGATAAAAATATCCCCTTGAGATGCTGTGAAACAATGATTTATGATATTTTGATAACCAAAAAAATATACCGACGAGATCGCTATGTACGAAAACAATATGAATAAATATCCTCTGCGGATGTTTGCGCCCTTGCGGTAAAAAATTTAAAGGCACCTATTATTTGGCAAGGAATATTCTCATAGCACCTAATGGGGAGTTTCGAAGCAGAGTGTAGGCGAGGGATGTTCATCCCCTCGCTCTTCCGGCAGCTGTCGATACTTACTGAATTACAAACTCACCGTCTGCCTTAATTTCAACATTATTGCTAATCATGGGCGGTGGAAATCCATTCCCGAGGTTGAATTCTGATCTGTCAATGGTGCCAGAAATCTGGATACCAGCAACCGGGGCGCCATCGGCCATTGGGTTTTCAACGGTTCCGCGGTGAACCATGGTCATAGTTACTTCACGGGTTACATCCAGAAGAGTAAGGTCGCCGGTCAGTTCAAAAACGCCCTCTTCTACCGTACGGATCGAACGGCTGCTAAACGTCATCTCGGGATACTGTTCTACATGGAAAAAATCTTCACTTCGGAGGTGATCGTCACGGTCCTGCACTCGTGTATTTACAGTAGCTGTCTGGACCGTCAATTCGATTTGTGCATCACTAAAATCCTCTTCAGAGGCGGTAATGGAAACGCTGTACTCCCCAAAGTGCCCCGGAACATCCGCGATACCTAAGTGAGTTACGGTAAATCCGAGATTGGAGTGATACTGATCATGAACCCACGTATCCTGGGCGATAATCGTGAGTGGTAAAAGTAAAAATATTAAAAGTGCGGTTAGTTGCTTCATAGGTTGTTTTGGTTTTGGTTATTGATGTGTAATTAAAATTTGTGAATTGAATAAATCTCATTTTACCTCTATCAGGACGGGCTGAAACCCGGAGGCAGAGATCATGTCTCTTACAGTGTCCAGTGCTTTCTTTTGTCTGGAGTGAAGGTGAACATTATTTGTGCTGCTTTTTGCCGGAAAGAGTCCCACTACTCTGGAATTTGGGAAATAGGATTCTACCTGTTCCAGATCATCTGCACGCTCGGCCTTTAAAAGCGTAACGATGATCTTTTGTGTGGATACTTCATTTATCTTTTCTGACAGATCTTTAAGATCGATCCCGTTTTTAAGAATCAAAATTACATCTGCTTCCCAGCTTGCCTGGTGCGAACATTCCAAAAACTCAATATCAGCGCCTTCAACAGATGAACTGATCTCATCAGAAAGCCTCTCAGCCTCTTCCCTGTTCTCTTCAATAAGCAGCAATCTATAGTTATCCCTGCACAGAGCGTTGACGAAAGATCTGCCAATCCCATTGCTGCTGCCAATAATCGCTACGGTCTGTTTTGTAATAGGCATGATGGTGATTCTGATTTCCGACTAAATTTACAACCGTAAAGTAAGCCGGCCGGCGTCCCCTTCTCCTTGATATGTGATAAGAAATTCCCTTGATATATATCAAGAGCAGAGTCTCACGATAGATTATAATGTCATGTCAATGATGAGCCATACAAAGAGAATGATCCATGAATTACATATTGATCCGGTTAGAATCAATTTTTAGAAAAACTCATGCGACTTCAGAATCAATTTTCGATTTGGCTTTCGGCTCTAAGTTGATGTTCAACCTTTGATATAAATTTCGATTTCTTGATTTTATCATTATTAATTTTGAGATAACATAAATAAAATAATGGAAGAAGCAAGGATAACCTCGAGAGCGGTGGTACAAGTAGAACAAGATGAATAAAATACTATTAGCTGGTTCAACGGGATATTTAGGA
Proteins encoded in this window:
- a CDS encoding phospholipase D family protein, with product MAANRYIFPSRKDRTETGRLQIEEALNTRIGKEIQDRLIEHSNESGVHPLRQAHDAFASRALLAQTAEKTLDIQYYIWKKDLTGTLMFKAIVDAAKRGVRVRLLLDDNGINGLDESLIALNRYSNIDVRLFNPFSLRWPKWMGSITNFTRLNRRMHNKSFTADNQASIVGGRNIGDEYFGAGTGQLFADLDVLLIGQVVQEISEDFDTYWNNTLSIPIDQIVKNTGEKEHKKFSQTISEIENKPEATEYIGILRDSNFIRDLFSGNLDMVWADVRLVSDNPSKILDKSKPDQNLIQQIQNIVGEPQKELILVSPYFVPAKAGVEVFRNMVKRGVSIRILTNSLQATDVKVVHAGYEKRRIELLKAGIQLHEMKRFSDDMKFREQAGPFGSSGSSLHAKTFSVDGQRVFVGSFNFDQRSLHLNTEMGVVIESSRLANDIREIFEQGVPENSYEVSLNENGKIQWIEYTDEGKMIHKQEPETNLMQLIFVRFFSMMPIERFL
- a CDS encoding VOC family protein is translated as MPSTYKAPESTSVGHIHLKVTDLGRALKFYRDLLGFELTTMYGDQAAFLSAGGYHHHIGLNTWHSKGGAPAQKRAAGLYHTAFLYPTRKDLARIVKRLIDLEYPISGASDHGVSEAIYLNDPDGNGVELYRDRPKEQWNYREDGSIEMVTEPLDIEGLLKELEAD
- a CDS encoding DsbA family protein, giving the protein MNNLENLNPDQKTTAFTVDIWSDIVCPFCYIGKRNFENALDQTGLTDNVNVVWHSFELAPDAETKPNATIYEELGKRKGWSLEQSKQIHKQMEQRARESGLEYDFDKTVPANSFKAHRLLHLAKKNKLQNEVKELLLKGYFIDGKNIDSDDFLVETARQAGLNEEEVHKALQSDSIEKEILEDITNARKLGIQGVPFFILNEKYSISGAQPVEVFTQALEKLKDELNLRNISDTDGAVCGPDKKC
- a CDS encoding MauE/DoxX family redox-associated membrane protein gives rise to the protein MNQPITKPQQIAYFILRITLGVAFFTFGASKFFNQGIANFADFMMDRFAGLLPEILLVPFVWVLPFAELILGLFLILGLFSMITLTGTGLLITALTFGAVLSGDPATTANNLIYAIITFFLLWNVHANSWSVDNKIGRTYE
- a CDS encoding YceI family protein — its product is MKQLTALLIFLLLPLTIIAQDTWVHDQYHSNLGFTVTHLGIADVPGHFGEYSVSITASEEDFSDAQIELTVQTATVNTRVQDRDDHLRSEDFFHVEQYPEMTFSSRSIRTVEEGVFELTGDLTLLDVTREVTMTMVHRGTVENPMADGAPVAGIQISGTIDRSEFNLGNGFPPPMISNNVEIKADGEFVIQ